The stretch of DNA TCTTGTACACTACAGGGTCAACCTCTCGGGGCAGTATGCGCATGATGGTCAACGTCGTCATGTCGAGCGAGACTCGGGTTCCAGTCTTGAGTTTGTGTGCTGGAATTGCAGGACGATATGAAACAACATATCGAGGACCAGAAGACGCTTTAACAATGACTGGAGTATGGTGTCAGTTTCAGAACCATATCTGGTTGCTGATGCGGGACACATACATCGGTCCGAGTCGAGTTGCTTCATGACTTCGCCGATAATTTGTCCAACCGATTGCACGGCTTTAATGTCATCCTCTGTCTTTTCGTAATCCTTTTCCAAATCCTTTAATGACGTTCTGACTGAAATGCAAGGTAAAAAAGGTATTATGCAAATTATTGAATGCAAAGCCTACGGTTCTTCAAGTTGGTACTGCTAGCTTCATGAAGCCGTATTTTCTATACTGTGGTTAACTGTAATGTTCAAACAAAATAAAAGGTATTCTCACTTCACGGTACGCCTTAAGGGTATCCTGTTTCCGCTGATCGAGAGCAATAGAAGATGATGAGGCTTGAGTGTCCATGGCGGTTAAGAATGAGAACAAATCAGTGTCAGTACGCGTAAGTGCCCTGACGCGTTTAGGGTCATGCCAAATAAAGCACAAGTGATTATATAACGCAAAAATAATCCGGTAAGCATCGGCCTGATGGTCTAGTAGTATGATTCCTTGTTAGGGTAACACCAAATCGAGGAGGTCCCGGGTTCAATTCCCGGTCAGGCCCACagttgaatttttttcacCCATAACTTTGGCTGTCGTTCCCTACAAATGCAAGGCATGAAAAAGatgtaaaatgaaaatgaataaaattgCGAAGGGTATATGTGTGTAAATGGAACATGGTCGTAACTACATTGGTCGTATGCAAAATAAATATGCGAATAAACAGATCGTCAGACCTCATCAAGAGAgctggatgatgatgacattCAAAGTTGTAACCAAGCGCCAGCTTGAGCAACAACTAGAATTGTAGGAAGCATCCAGGTTACACGAACTGCAAAGCCAGCATTACTTGGTGCGTCTTTTTCTGGATGTTCTCGTTTGTAGTACCGGTGGATGGATGCGAGATGTCGTCCTGGGTGCTTGGGTCGATATATGTGTCGGAGTGGCTTGGTTTCCCTGAATGAAGGTTTTCCAAGCGGCCCTGGTGGCAGCTGGGAAAACGTATGTCGACTGGGTAGCGCCATTGCCATAATAAATATTGTCTCCCCCCTGAAGAACACCCGCTAAAGATTGTACTTCGCCACCCACAACTGTCACGGAGCCGCCCTGAGATTTCACTAACCCAGTGGGATTGTTTCCAAGTATAAACTCCCGCAAAAAAGTAAAGGCCTGTGTACAGTGTCACCTAGGGTCATGGGACATTTGTTCTGAATCTTAACTTACCGAAACCGGGTTAGATTGTCCAAAGAGGTGCCCCGAGGCGTAGAGTAGACCATAAGTCCATCCTCGTTCCTGATGAACAACACCCCCAAATTCTCCTTTATCGTTTTTCCAAGGCGTCGAAGGCTTTCGCGTGAAGCCTTGAATACCGCCAAACGTCGTGTTCTGGGAATGTTGTTTGATGACTAAGGTATAACAGAAAGAGTTCATGATTAATCACCTGGATAGCGACTAAAGAAATAACGGTTATTATCTGCGATTTTTAGTTATGATAACTTGGACTGACTTTCTGTCCCTCGGTGAGGAATGAGCATGTCATCATTTCCCGAGAATAAAACCACACCGACTCCACGTGCAGTTGCATTAACGGCGAGTGCATTGAAAATGTTTATGGACCTAAATAGATTTTAGTTGTCATGTGCCACATATATTTGTGAAATACACGTACATTGGGCCTAGAAATTATGCAACCAGTCAATTAGGAATGTCATATTTTAAGATTAAAACAACCATTAAACATACTAGGATCTTCCTGGCCTGTAAAGTCAAAAGATAAGTTTGTCATCCATTGGGTTACAGCAAGGTTGACTTACTCAGTCCAAAAGGAAAGTCAGACTGCGCCTCCCAGTCTGTGCTCGTTGGGGCATGTAATGCTGCTCTTGTACGAGGGTCTATACCACGATTATCACTCAACAAATTATACCACAAGGACGTGTATAGGACGTACCATTCATGAATACACTTGCGTCACGATTAACCTTCGGGTTCAAAGCATCAGGAATATCATATACCTGTCGCGAAATGACCGTTAGTTCTTGGCTGCTTTGGGTTGGGGATCATAAGTACACACGTTAATTGGGAAGCCCGCTTGGTCCGTGAGGTCTAGAGTAttttgattagataaaaTATCAAGCATCTTGAAAGAAAATGCCTCACTCCAAGGGAAAGTGAAGTTCACTGCATAGTCAATCGCCATATCCAACAAGAAGCAACCATACTGAATAACTGTCAGAACGTACACAAATAGTCTAACTTCAAAGACTGACCCAAGGATCAACAGTTCCATTGGTGCGGAGTGAGAGGTCCCGCTTCCATGCTGCTTTCTCAGCCGGAACATCACGTTTTGCGAGAGTCTTCGCTTGTTCTTCTCCTCGACGAGTAAGTTCCATTAAAAATGTTTTCTTGGTGTTGTATCTCATTTGCTTAAAAAACGGGATGTCACGTAAGGTAGGTTGGATGAAATTATTATCTGGGATGATTCCGTTCTGGGGGTATGTAAGATTAACGTCAAAACCGCAAAATGACGTCCTAAAATCGAGTTTAGTATACCTATATCATGAGaatttacaaaaaaaaaagtcccAACTTACTGCGCTTTAAAGTAATTGTAAACATCTTGATCATAACCAATAAGTTGGGGGTAAGTTTCCAGCATACTAAGCTGTGGGTGTAAGCGTAAGTCGTACACAGAAATACTGGATAGGTAAGGTAGACAAACAGCGGGCAAAAGTTCGAATATTGGCTCTGAGGAGTATGTACCATCTCCGATTGCAATTTTTGCAATGCTGACAGGGGGCTTCGGCATGTCAAAATATGCCTTCAGAATATATGGCTAGcagacatgtcaatatatATAAATCGTTACACTTTGTGCAGAGCGTACAATATATTGGCCAGCATAACTTTCCCCTGTAAGGTATAACGGCCGGGTAGCCAGACTGGGGAAAACTTTGACTAAATTGCCCAAAAAGCCCATCTATACAAAATGAGCTAAGTTGTTACCAGACATTTATTCAGCGAGACTTACAAAATCTTTCCCAATTTGGTCTTCATCAGCGACTGTATCGACGTCGGATGGTTATTATGGAAGCAATGACAGAGTAAATATTAACATACCATAGCCAGTCGCGTCGGCAGTCGCATAACCAGTCCCACTATAGAAAATTAAATACCTGAATGTTATATGGTAAAAACACGAACACGTACACAGGTTGGTCTATCCAGAAATAATCAGCCAACTTATTGAATCCGTAAGGATTGGGGGAAGCAGAGTAGTCTGCATTTATATGTATTGGTCCATTCTTCACGGCGGAGTGAATAAATCTCTCCATGGGCAAATATCAAAACATACCTCAAAAAATAAGCCATACATGCTGGAAGATCCGGGACTGAGAGAAATAGTAGCAATTTCAGTAAACCTTCAATACGTCGGACGAAGCTGAACCTACCCCCCGTTCAACCAAATACCCCAAGGGTCGCGATTGGCAGGTGAGGGTTTGGCGATCAGCGAATCTTTGGTTTTCTCAACGCCAATAAAGAATAACGTGTTGTTTGGGTGCCCTGCACGTTGAACTGGTATGTTGCCTGCATATGTTGTGCCAATGTTGAAAGTAATATTGGGCAATGGACTGGTAACCCGGAAGTCTAGAATTCAAAGAGGTGAGTTCCAGCTACATTACAAGCAGCAAAATAAAGCACATTTCTGCCATGCGGGGCTAAAATCTCCAGAAGGCTTTCCTGGGTAATCATGGGGGAACGAACTGGGGAGTGTGGTTGGATCTTGAGAGACAGCAAACTGAGTCAAAAGCAACGAGAAAGCGAGGCAAGAAGAAAATCGTCGAAAAGTCATTACGAAATCGCCGTGAAATCTAGAAACGAAGGGAACCTCCGTTGACGCGGGTGAGTGTCGAATAGTCCACTCGTAGAGTGCCCGACTTTATACAATTACGACGTTGCTGGTGGTGCACATGAGGGGCTTCCCGAACAATTAGGATATTTTTAGCTGTGAGCGTTTCGTAAGTCTCAGGGCGTCAGGCCCTCCCGGTTCCTAAGGCCGCAAGGTTTGATATCACGGATATTCTTATTGCAAGACACAAACCAACAGAAGGAACATGGGTTGCTTATTGTCTTAAGAGGCTTGCCGACAATTGTCAGTTACTGATCCGCGCAAGAACATCGGGGTAAAGTCTTTCCCATGCAACACGCACGCTGGTCTGCCAGAAAGACAATAAAAATCATGTTGATGCAAGTGGGGATGTCCAATCCCCGGTTAGTGTGACATCGAGTGACAGGCGAGGTCACACCTGTGACCAGGCAATTTCTTGAGACATCGAGTTTGTGCTTTGCACAAATCAAGGTTGCTCCATTTTTTATGTTAATAGAGGCAGAACGTAGTTTATTTCTAAACCTATGGTATTAATTAGTTGTAAAAATTTGTCAACGTGTTTTAAATGCTTGATCAAGGTGTTTTGCCTGCCAAATTTAGACCTCAAAGATGTTTATGCATTATCTCCTCAGGAAATATACATATAGGTATGATCTGTAGAGTTTTTTTCATTAGAATTGAATTTGGAATCGATCTATCAGAGCCGGATTTTGAAATTCTTCCTGGTTTCTGAGATATACGTGTAATATAGGCACTTTAGCATACTTAGAAGCACAATATAAAAAATCTGCTCTAATAGAGTTGTAGCATATGAAAATTAGATTACTTTATGTCTGCAAATCCACTTGCAGATTTGAGGCTGTAATGAGTTGATAGCCAAATACTGGTTATGGATTGATATAACTACCATTATATATACCATATATGTTATGGATTACATTAAATATTACTGAACTAAATTTCCCTTTAAAACAGCATTCCAGCGCAGTTAAATTTATGAGATTTGGTGAAGAATTGACCATTTTACACCTGTAACAATTTTTGGCCTTTGGATGGCTTGGAGCGGGAGCCACGCTCAGCCGCGTCTATTTTTGGGTGTGTCATTCAGGCATCGACCATGTTTAGATGAGAGAGCATATCTACATGAATTCTGCACCGATTTTCATGATTTAAGATGATAAATGCTCGGTTTTTTAAAGCCAATATGTCTATTCTCATCTCAAATTCCATACCATATTTCTCAGATCTGCAGCTTGTAAGTTCTCCTTTGTGATCATCACGTGATTTTTGGTAAATGGCTTATTCCATGTACTATTTGCATTAACGCCCTACTTTTAAGACTGAAATGTGTGTTATATGTGTGTTAGACTTCATTAGTGCTGAATTATAAGAAGGTAATCAtctgaaatgaagaaatatagGCATGTATCAGGTTTTGTGACAAAACCTTGCGTGACGCGTGATTATGCCTGCCTGTCACGCTATCAGGGATTGTGCAACCCCAATGCAAGTGAAAGGGAAGAAACGGTGCGCTCTGACGCGCGTGGTTATTTGACAAGCGGGGTCAATGGGCACGCAAGCCGAGGCAAGCCGCTGTTCGCCGCTACAGCAGCCCATGATTTAGACATTTCGAGTCAGGTGATCCTCATTTCACTACTACCGCCGCATACTCATTCCTGGTATACTCGAGTCTCGACAATACTTCAACCTCTGCAGATACATGGCAAGACGGAAACGTGTTTTGGATGATGGCGATGATTCTGACTCTCTAGACGGATCTGACAATcctgactttgactttgaaaaCGACCCTGATGCTCGTGAAGAACGCGCACTCTTCGAGAATCCATATGGCCACAAACGAAGACGCAGAAATGGGAAGGAGGATGCTCTCTATGGCGTATTTGCTGATAAtagcgaagatgaagacattggCCGAGGAGGAAAGGCTTCCGCATCCAAAAGAAGCGACTGGGCAAAGGCGCCTGCTTTTGTTAGTAGCGACAAGCCAGTTACCCAGGAATCTCTAAACGACGCAATGGCTGTCGATGAGTCGGAGGGAGAAGGTGAACGTAGCGCAACCTTTGAAGAAGGATCAGATGGTTCTGATGAAGATGGTGGTGAGGCTACTGGATCTGAAGACGAGGGCAAAGATGAAGGATCTTCTGACGAATCTGAACCCTCCAGGGCGCCTTCTCCCAGAGTTTTGATTGAAGATGATAATGACGAAGAAATTCCCAGACCTAGGATGGGGGGCATTGGGTCTTCGAGTGGGATAGGATTGTCAGGGCGCCAACAACCACAAGGGTTTTCCTCATCAAGAGGTGGGATAGGATCCCAAGCGGccaaagttgaagaagagCAAGATATTGACAGCCCGGTCCCAGGCGCATTTGATACCACAATGCCCTCAGCCTTTGGTAAAAAATCCCAGAGTTTTACGCGTGCTTTTAACGCCTCACCCAGCCCCGTCGCATTGCCAGCTGCAGAAATGGCACATTTCAATAAAATTCAGGGCTCTTTCGGTGCTCGTATGCTTGCTAAGATGGGTTGGCAAGCGGGTTCAGGCCTTGGTGCCAGTGGAGAGGGAATTGTAATTCCTATTGAGAGTAAATTGCGACCGCAGAAGATGGGCATTGCTTTCAAAGGGTTCAAGGAAAAGACGGAACAATCGAAGCTAGAAGCCAAGAGGCGAGGAGAGGTTGTcagtgacgatgaagatgcgaAAACTAAGaaattcaagaaaaaggccaGGGAGCAGCAAGAGAAACGCTCCGACGCGTGGAAACGCCCAAAGAAAGTCAAAACGAAGATTGAGCACAAGACATATGAACAAATTCTTGCAGAAGCCGGCGAAATTGCCCCCAGTTCTGGAATCGGTCAAATAATCGATGCTACAGGCGCTGTGGTGTGTTTCATTTTTCGATATGACTGTGACTTTTCATTTAATACATCATCAAGCCCAGGGAGGTGTCTTCGTTGGCAGATGTTTCCATAAATTCATGGGCACCATCCAATGACCCGACACGAATACCAGAAGTGCGGCACAATATTCGCGTAATTGCCGAAGCCTGTAAAGAAGATTTGGACGGGCTAGCTAGAGAAGCAAAAGCTCTCCATGAACGTAAGAAATTTGTCGCGGTTGAAGATGCACGGTTGCGTAAGAGAGTCGAGGACGAAGCGGACTGTAAGTGTCAGTCTCTTAATTTTACAGCACATCTGAAAATTTTGC from Psilocybe cubensis strain MGC-MH-2018 chromosome 7, whole genome shotgun sequence encodes:
- a CDS encoding Carboxypeptidase Y-like protein (Carboxypeptidase Y homolog ARB_06361) gives rise to the protein MERFIHSAVKNGPIHINADYSASPNPYGFNKLADYFWIDQPVGTGYATADATGYVADEDQIGKDFMGFLGNLVKVFPSLATRPLYLTGESYAGQYIPYILKAYFDMPKPPVSIAKIAIGDGTYSSEPIFELLPALSMLETYPQLIGYDQDVYNYFKAQTSFCGFDVNLTYPQNGIIPDNNFIQPTLRDIPFFKQMRYNTKKTFLMELTRRGEEQAKTLAKRDVPAEKAAWKRDLSLRTNGTVDPWYGCFLLDMAIDYAVNFTFPWSEAFSFKMLDILSNQNTLDLTDQAGFPINVYDIPDALNPKVNRDASVFMNDPRTRAALHAPTSTDWEAQSDFPFGLSQEDPSPMSINIFNALAVNATARGVGVVLFSGNDDMLIPHRGTEIAIQNTTFGGIQGFTRKPSTPWKNDKGEFGGVVHQERGWTYGLLYASGHLFGQSNPVSAFTFLREFILGNNPTGLVKSQGGSVTVVGGEVQSLAGVLQGGDNIYYGNGATQSTYVFPAATRAAWKTFIQGNQATPTHISTQAPRTTSRIHPPVLQTRTSRKRRTK